The Tripterygium wilfordii isolate XIE 37 chromosome 4, ASM1340144v1, whole genome shotgun sequence genome has a window encoding:
- the LOC119996826 gene encoding linoleate 13S-lipoxygenase 2-1, chloroplastic-like translates to MDSAQAGEEVLHRQGQSIPPTQPLIINPKSYLPSQTPSGLTRLRTAELEDLQGDGEGERKTGDRVYDYDVYNDLGNPDESEDLKRPVLGGKELPYPRRCRTGRPPCNSDPSLESKGSGSFYVPRDEEFGSLKQEIYTKGKIFGLLFHNFWPSVESWFESYDGFPFFSDIGKLFGEGTHLPSIGDQEFWITHFHKIFRAIIEKTDALWHFEMPKTMLRDEFFWLRDEEFARQTLAGLNPLSIKLVKEWPLKSELDPHIYGPPESAITTELVEREINGIMTFDEALHQKKLFIIDYHDMLLPYVSKVRKIEGTTLYGSRALFFFAPDGTLKPLAIELVHPPMDGKPQWKQAFTPSRQSTSCWLWRLAKAHFVAHDAGYHQLVSHWLRTHCAAEPYVIATNRRLSVMHPIYRLLHPHLRYTMEINAQARQSLVSAGGFIEGLFSPNKYSLEISAVAYDQQWRFDCEALPKDLIMRGLAEDDKTAPHGLKLTIEDYPYANDGLLIWDALKQWVSVYVNHYYPDSSFIESDTEIQEWWTEIRTVGHGDKKDEPWWPELKTPEDLIEIITTMVWVTSGHHAAVNFGQYVYGGYFPNRPTIARINMPNEDLSNGEWKDFLERPEAHLLKTFPKQSQATKVMALLDVLSCHSPDEEYLGRSMEASWEEDDVIAAAFKKFSQRIEQIEGIIDKRNADKNLNNRCGAGVLPYELLKPFSNPGVTGKGVPNSITI, encoded by the exons ATGGATTCAGCCCAAGCAGGAGAGGAGGTTCTTCACCGACAAGGTCAGTCAATCCCACCCACGCAACCGCTAATTATAAATCCAAAG TCATACTTGCCATCACAGACACCGAGTGGGTTGACGAGGCTGAGAACGGCAGAGCTTGAGGACTTGCAAGGTGATGGCGAAGGAGAGCGCAAGACCGGAGATAGGGTTTATGATTACGACGTCTACAATGACCTCGGCAACCCTGACGAGAGTGAAGACTTAAAAAGGCCAGTATTGGGTGGCAAGGAACTCCCTTACCCTAGGCGTTGCAGGACAGGTCGCCCTCCCTGTAATTCAG ATCCATCCTTGGAGTCAAAGGGTAGCGGCTCCTTCTACGTCCCTCGCGATGAAGAATTTGGATCTCTAAAGCAAGAAATTTATACCAAGGGCAAAATTTTTGGATTattatttcataatttttggccATCAGTAGAATCTTGGTTTGAGAGTTATGATGGATTCCCATTCTTCTCCGATATTGGTAAACTGTTTGGTGAAGGAACACACCTGCCTTCGATTGGAGATCAAGAGTTTTGGATCACCCACTTTCACAAAATTTTCAGGGCTATTATTGAAAAAACTGATGCACTTTGGCATTTTGAGATGCCTAAAACTATGCTAA GGGATGAATTCTTTTGGTTGAGGGATGAGGAATTTGCTCGGCAAACTCTTGCTGGTCTCAATCCATTGAGCATAAAGCTGGTCAAG GAGTGGCCCCTGAAGAGTGAACTTGATCCTCATATCTATGGTCCGCCTGAATCAGCTATCACCACAGAGCTAGTAGAGCGAGAAATCAACGGCATTATGACTTTTGATGAG GCATTACATCAAAAGAAGCTATTCATTATTGATTACCACGACATGCTATTACCATATGTAtccaaagtaagaaaaatagaaGGCACGACACTGTATGGTTCGAGAGCACTATTCTTCTTCGCTCCAGATGGTACATTGAAGCCACTAGCTATCGAGCTGGTACATCCACCGATGGATGGCAAGCCACAGTGGAAGCAAGCTTTCACCCCTTCTAGGCAGTCTACAAGTTGCTGGCTTTGGAGGCTTGCCAAAGCTCATTTCGTTGCTCACGATGCTGGCTATCACCAACTCGTTAGCCACTG GCTAAGAACACATTGTGCAGCAGAACCCTATGTAATTGCAACCAATCGGCGACTGAGCGTGATGCACCCTATCTACAGACTATTACATCCACATCTCCGGTACACAATGGAGATCAATGCTCAAGCACGCCAATCGCTAGTCAGTGCTGGTGGATTCATTGAGGGCTTATTCTCACCCAACAAGTACTCTTTGGAAATTAGTGCTGTTGCCTATGACCAGCAATGGCGCTTCGACTGTGAGGCCTTACCCAAAGACCTAATTATGAG GGGACTAGCTGAGGATGATAAAACTGCTCCACATGGTCTGAAGCTAACAATAGAAGACTATCCTTATGCCAATGATGGTTTACTCATATGGGATGCCCTCAAACAATGGGTCAGCGTCTATGTCAATCACTACTATCCAGACTCAAGCTTCATAGAGTCTGACACAGAGATCCAGGAATGGTGGACTGAAATTCGTACTGTGGGCCATGGTGACAAAAAGGATGAACCATGGTGGCCTGAACTCAAGACACCCGAAGACCTTATTGAAATCATCACTACCATGGTGTGGGTTACCTCTGGTCACCATGCAGCGGTAAACTTTGGTCAGTATGTGTACGGGGGCTATTTCCCAAATAGGCCTACCATTGCTAGAATAAACATGCCGAATGAAGACCTAAGTAATGGAGAGTGGAAAGATTTCTTGGAGAGACCTGAAGCGCATCTTTTGAAGACCTTCCCTAAACAATCACAAGCAACAAAAGTGATGGCTCTTTTGGATGTTCTATCCTGTCACTCCCCAGATGAGGAGTATCTTGGCAGGTCTATGGAGGCATCATGGGAAGAGGATGATGTTATAGCGGCAGCTTTTAAGAAGTTTAGCCAGCGGATAGAGCAGATTGAGGGGATTATTGATAAGAGGAATGCTGACAAGAATTTGAACAACAGATGTGGAGCTGGCGTCCTACCATATGAACTGCTGAAGCCATTCTCCAATCCAGGAGTGACAGGGAAGGGAGTGCCAAACAGTATCACTATCTGA
- the LOC119996533 gene encoding linoleate 13S-lipoxygenase 2-1, chloroplastic-like, producing the protein MLNPHVHQSHFAPSCLLSAFPLHSNFIHGNNHAPFSGRSRTSFNLIKTPNNKNVCRRLAGTNNIKATATFLETYVYAAPYTNTDTITATVTVTQPLSFRSTLKDEFVDATGKPILLELVSAEVDPQTGEKKPTIKQYAHRKNMFGLDVKYECEFEVPRDFGEVGAILVENEYPIEFYLHKIVLGFKDDNPKKVNFTCKSWIQPHQERRFFTDKSYLPSQTPSGLKRLRTVELEDLQGDGEGERKTGDRVYDYDVYNDLGNPDESKDLKRPVLGGKELPYPRRCRTGRPPCNTDPSFEAKGSGTFYVPRDEEFGSLKQEIYTKGKIFGLLFHNFWPSVESWFESYDAFPFFSDIGKLFGEGTHLPSIGDQEFWITYFHKIFRAIIEKTDALWRFEMPKTMLKDEFFWLRDEEFARQTLAGLNPLSIKLVKEWPLKSELDPHIYGPPESAITTELVEREINGIMTFDEALHQKKLFIIDYHDMLLPYVFKVREIEGMTLYGSRALFFLAPDGILKPLAIELVRPPMDGKPQWKQAFTPSRQSTSCWLWRLAKAHFVAHDAGYHQLVSHWLRTHCAAEPYVIATNRRLSVMHPIYRLLRPHLRYTMEINAQARQSLVSAGGFIEGLFSPNKYSLEISAVAYDKQWRFDCEALPKDLITRGLAEEDKTAPHGLKLTIEDYPYANDGLLIWDALKQWVSDYVNHYYPDPSFIESDTEIQEWWTEIRTVGHGDKKDEPWWPELKTPEDLIEIITTMVWVTSGHHAAVNFGQYAYGAYFPNRPTIARINMPNEDPSNGEWKDFLERPEAHLLKTFPKQSQATKLIAILDVLSCHSPDEEYLGKSMEASWEEDDVIAAAFKKFSQRIEQIEGIIDKRNANNNLNHRYGAGVLPYELLKPFSNPGVTGKGVPNSISI; encoded by the exons ATGCTGAACCCACATGTTCATCAATCACATTTTGCTCCAAGCTGCCTCTTATCAGCATTTCCACTCCATTCCAACTTCATCCATGGCAACAACCATGCCCCATTTTCAGGCCGCTCAAGGACATCATTCAACCTCATAAAAACACCCAACAATAAAAATGTTTGTCGACGACTTGCTGGCACCAACAACATCAAAGCCACAGCAACTTTTCTCGAGACATATGTTTATGCAGCCCCTTATACTAATACTGATACTATCACAGCGACTGTGACTGTCACACAGCCTCTCAGTTTCCGTTCAACCCTAAAAGATGAGTTTGTCGACGCCACCGGTAAACCAATCCTCTTGGAGCTTGTCAGTGCCGAGGTTGATCCAC AGACGGgagaaaaaaaaccaacaattaaGCAATACGCACATCGGAAGaacatgtttggtttggatGTGAAGTATGAATGTGAGTTTGAAGTTCcaagagattttggagaggTTGGAGCTATTCTTGTGGAGAATGAATATCCCATAGAATTCTATCTCCACAAAATAGTCCTTGGCTTCAAAGATGACAACCCTAagaaagtcaactttacttGTAAGTCATGGATTCAGCCCCATCAAGAGAGGAGGTTCTTCACAGACAAG TCATACTTGCCATCACAGACCCCGAGTGGGTTGAAGAGGCTGAGAACCGTAGAGCTTGAGGACTTGCAGGGTGATGGCGAAGGAGAGCGCAAGACCGGAGATAGGGTTTATGATTACGACGTCTACAATGACCTCGGCAACCCTGATGAGAGTAAAGACTTAAAAAGGCCAGTATTGGGTGGCAAGGAACTCCCTTACCCTAGGCGTTGCAGGACAGGTCGCCCTCCCTGTAATACAG ATCCGTCCTTCGAGGCAAAGGGTAGTGGCACCTTCTACGTCCCTCGTGATGAAGAATTTGGATCTCTAAAGCAAGAAATTTATACTAAGGGCAAAATTTTTGGATTattatttcataatttttggccGTCAGTAGAATCTTGGTTTGAGAGTTATGATGCATTCCCATTCTTCTCGGATATTGGTAAACTGTTTGGTGAAGGAACACACCTGCCTTCCATTGGAGATCAAGAGTTTTGGATCACCTACTTTCACAAGATTTTCAGGGCTATTATTGAAAAAACTGATGCACTTTGGCGTTTTGAGATGCCTAAAACTATGCTAA AGGATGAATTCTTTTGGTTGAGGGATGAGGAATTTGCTCGGCAAACTCTTGCTGGTCTCAATCCATTGAGCATAAAGCTGGTCAAG GAGTGGCCCCTGAAGAGTGAACTTGATCCTCATATCTATGGTCCGCCTGAATCAGCTATCACCACAGAGCTAGTAGAGCGAGAAATCAACGGGATTATGACTTTTGACGAG GCATTACATCAAAAGAAGCTATTCATTATTGATTACCATGACATGCTATTACCATATGTGTTCAAAGTAAGAGAAATAGAAGGCATGACACTGTATGGTTCGAGAGCACTATTCTTCCTTGCTCCAGATGGTATATTGAAGCCACTAGCTATCGAGCTGGTACGTCCACCGATGGATGGCAAGCCACAGTGGAAGCAAGCTTTCACCCCTTCTAGGCAGTCTACAAGTTGCTGGCTTTGGAGGCTTGCCAAAGCTCATTTTGTTGCTCACGATGCCGGTTATCACCAACTCGTTAGCCACTG GCTAAGAACACATTGTGCAGCAGAACCCTATGTAATTGCAACCAATCGGCGACTGAGCGTGATGCACCCTATCTATAGACTATTACGTCCACATCTCCGGTACACAATGGAGATCAATGCTCAAGCACGCCAATCACTAGTCAGTGCAGGTGGATTCATTGAGGGCTTATTCTCACCCAACAAGTACTCTTTGGAGATTAGTGCTGTTGCATATGACAAGCAATGGCGCTTTGACTGTGAGGCCTTACCCAAAGACCTAATTACAAG GGGACTAGCTGAGGAGGATAAAACTGCTCCACATGGTCTGAAGCTAACAATAGAAGACTATCCTTATGCCAACGATGGTTTACTCATATGGGATGCCCTCAAACAATGGGTCAGTGACTATGTCAATCACTACTATCCAGACCCAAGCTTCATAGAGTCTGACACAGAGATCCAGGAATGGTGGACTGAAATTCGTACTGTGGGCCATGGAGACAAAAAAGATGAACCATGGTGGCCTGAACTCAAGACACCGGAAGACCTAATTGAAATCATCACTACTATGGTGTGGGTTACCTCTGGTCACCATGCAGCGGTAAACTTTGGTCAATATGCTTATGGGGCCTATTTCCCAAATAGACCTACCATCGCTAGAATCAACATGCCGAATGAAGACCCAAGTAATGGAGAGTGGAAAGATTTCTTGGAGAGACCTGAAGCACATCTTTTGAAGACCTTCCCTAAACAATCACAAGCAACAAAGTTGATAGCCATTTTGGATGTTCTGTCCTGTCACTCCCCAGATGAGGAGTATCTTGGCAAGTCCATGGAGGCATCGTGGGAGGAGGATGATGTTATAGCGGCAGCTTTTAAGAAGTTTAGCCAGCGGATAGAGCAGATTGAGGGGATTATTGATAAGAGGAATGCTAACAATAATTTAAACCACAGATATGGAGCTGGCGTCCTACCATATGAGCTGCTGAAGCCATTCTCCAATCCAGGAGTGACAGGGAAGGGAGTGCCAAACAGTATCTCTATCTGA